The following are from one region of the Ptychodera flava strain L36383 chromosome 15, AS_Pfla_20210202, whole genome shotgun sequence genome:
- the LOC139151341 gene encoding uncharacterized protein, whose translation MDTIVTAGINEVGPTYGRKMMLGYLRSKGYGIGRRRIMQSLKRSDPYNHNRRRQDTVRTINPVAYFAPYFGHKLHVDQNEKLVFYGATIVLFSDGCSRKIVGYASMPVKNNLIIYEEFRRVVLSYGIWDMVRVDHGREFFLTLFIQQHPQIQQHRRYQGCPPYVQTPSTENLPAERKWPEINQRVSYPIKAALNDMHQRLVFDMTNPIHRFCVSYLTLTLADVGIVRFIRGWNAHPIEDVESRIPNDVARLTKNTGAIPEGQLPDTETAMEWYQAEGGQLRRPRQFGYDPLAGIVQLCVEREQRFKQHCLSFEDMYNNVINGNTHPFEVAIHTFIGITEYLQN comes from the exons ATGGACACAATTGTCACTGCTGGCATCAATGAAGTTGGACCAACTTATGGAAGGAAAATGATGTTAGGCTATTTGAGAAGTAAAGGCTATGGGATTGGAAGAAGGCGTATTATGCAGTCCTTGAAACGTAGTGATCCATACAACCATAACAGGCGGCGCCAAGACACAGTCAGAACGATCAATCCAGTGGCGTATTTTGCCCCATACTTCGGACACAAATTACATGTGGATCAGAACGAGAAACTTGTATTTTATGGTGCCACGATCGTGTTGTTCTCGGATGGATGTAGCCGTAAAATTGTCGGATATGCATCGATGCCCGTAAAAAACAACTTGATAATTTACGAAGAATTCAGAAGGGTCGTTTTAAGTTACGGGATATGGGACATGGTGCGGGTAGACCATGGACGTGAATTCTTCCTTACTTTATTCATACAACAACATCCACAAATACAGCAACACAGGCGATACCAAGGCTGCCCCCCTTATGTTCAAACGCCATCAACGGAAAATTTGCCAGCCGAGAGGAAGTGGCCAGAAATAAACCAGCGAGTGAGCTATCCTATCAAGGCCGCTCTAAATGATATGCATCAGCGACTTGTATTCGATATGACCAATCCTATACACAGATTCTGCGTTTCGTATTTGACCTTGACTTTGGCTGATGTTGGAATAGTAAGATTTATCCGTGGCTGGAATGCCCACCCAATCGAAG ATGTTGAAAGCAGAATACCAAATGATGTGGCAAGGCTCACAAAGAATACTGGTGCTATTCCAGAAGGACAACTACCCGACACCGAGACCGCGATGGAATGGTATCAAGCCGAAGGAGGTCAATTGCGAAGACCTAGACAGTTTGGATATGACCCATTGGCGGGGATTGTTCAGCTATGTGTAGAACGGGAGCAACGATTCAAACAGCACTGCTTAAGCTTTGAGGATATGTACAACAACGTGATAAATGGCAATACGCATCCATTCGAAGTCGCCATACACACATTTATTGGAATCACAGagtatttgcaaaattaa